The following proteins are co-located in the Lagenorhynchus albirostris chromosome 2, mLagAlb1.1, whole genome shotgun sequence genome:
- the ALDH4A1 gene encoding delta-1-pyrroline-5-carboxylate dehydrogenase, mitochondrial codes for MLLLSPPALRRALLTRPWRAAGLCWKHVSSLKVANEPVLAFTQGSPEREALQKALKELKGRTEAIPCVVGDEEVWTSDVRYQVSPFNHGHKVAKFCYADKALLHRAIEAALAARKEWDLKPVADRAQVFLKAADMLSGPRRAEVLAKTMVGQGKTVIQAEIDAAAELIDFFRFNAKFAVELEGEQPISVPPSTNSVVYRGLEGFVAAISPFNFTAIGGNLAGAPALMGNVVLWKPSDTAMLASHAVYRILREAGLPPNIIQFVPADGPTFGDTVASSERLCGINFTGSVPTFKHLWKQVAQNLDRFHTFPRLAGECGGKNFHFVHRSADVDSVVSGTLRSAFEYGGQKCSACSRLYVPRSLWSQIKGRLLEERSRIKVGNPAEDFGSFLSAVIDAKSFSRIRKWLEHAHSSPSLTVLAGGQCDDSVGYFVEPCIIESKDPQDPIMKEEIFGPVLTVYVYPDDKYKETLRLVDSTTSYGLTGAVFAQDKDVVREATEMLRNAAGNFYINDKSTGSVVGQQPFGGARNSGTNDKPGGPHYILRWTSPQVIKETHKPLGDWRYPYMQ; via the exons GCTGTGTTGGAAGCACGTCTCTTCCCTGAAGGTGGCCAATGAGCCCGTCTTGGCATTCACGCAGGGCAGCCCTGAGCGAGAGGCACTGCAGAAG gcctTGAAGGAGCTGAAGGGCCGGACGGAAGCCATCCCGTGCGTGGTGGGGGACGAGGAGGTGTGGACTTCGGACGTGCGGTACCAGGTGTCT cCCTTTAACCATGGACACAAGGTGGCCAAGTTCTGCTATGCAGACAAG GCCCTGCTTCACAGAGCCATCGAGGCCGCCTTGGCCGCCAGGAAAGAGTGGGACCTGAAGCCTGTTGCAGACCGGGCCCAGGTCTTCCTAAAGGCAGCAGATATGCTCAGCGGGCCGCGCAGGGCAGAGGTCCTGGCCAAGACCATGGTGGGACAG GGGAAGACGGTGATCCAAGCAGAGATCGATGCCGCGGCCGAACTCATTGACTTCTTCCGATTCAACGCCAAGTTTGCCGTGGAGCTGGAGGGGGAGCAGCCCATCAGTGTGCCGCCCAGCACCAACAGCGTGGTGTACCGGGGGCTGGAG ggcttCGTGGCAGCCATCTCCCCCTTTAACTTCACTGCGATTGGCGGCAACCTGGCGGGGGCGCCGGCCTTGATG GGCAATGTGGTCCTGTGGAAGCCCAGTGACACTGCCATGCTGGCCAGCCATGCCGTCTACCGCATCCTCCGGGAGGCCGGTCTGCCCCCCAACATCATCCAGTTTGTGCCAGCTGACGGGCCCACGTTTGGGGACACTGTCGCCAGCTCGGAGCGCCTGTGTGGCATCAACTTCACAGGCAGCGTGCC CACCTTCAAACACCTGTGGAAGCAGGTGGCCCAGAACCTGGACCGGTTCCACACCTTCCCGCGCCTGGCCGGAG AGTGTGGCGGGAAGAACTTCCACTTTGTGCACCGCTCGGCCGACGTGGACAGCGTGGTGAGCGGGACCCTGCGCTCAGCCTTCGAGTACGGCGGCCAGAAGTGCTCGGCCTGCTCCCGCCTCTACGTGCCCCGCTCGCTGTGGTCGCAGATCAAAGGGCGGCTGCTGGAGGAGCGCAGCAGGATCAAAGTGGGCAAC CCTGCAGAGGATTTTGGGAGCTTCCTCTCCGCCGTGATTGATGCCAAG tcCTTCAGCCGCATCAGGAAGTGGCTGGAGCATGCCCACTCCTCGCCCAGCCTCACCGTCCTGGCCGGGGGCCAGTGTGACGACTCCGTGGGCTACTTCGTGGAGCCCTGCATCATCGAGAGCAAGGACCCCCAGGATCCCATCATGAAGGAG GAGATCTTCGGGCCTGTGCTGACCGTGTACGTCTACCCGGATGACAAGTACAAAGAGACGCTGAGGCTGGTCGACAGCACCACGAGCTATGGCCTCACGGGGGCAGTATTTGCCCAGGATAA GGATGTTGTCCGGGAGGCCACAGAGATGCTGAGGAACGCTGCCGGCAACTTCTACATCAATGACAAGTCCACTGGCTCGGTGGTGGGCCAGCAGCCCTTCGGGGGGGCCCGAAACTCTG GGACTAATGACAAGCCAGGAGGGCCCCACTACATCCTGCGGTGGACGTCACCCCAGGTCATCAAGGAGACCCACAAGCCTCTGGGGGATTGGCGCTACCCATACATGCAGTGA